Proteins encoded within one genomic window of Chitinivibrio alkaliphilus ACht1:
- the pyrF gene encoding orotidine-5'-phosphate decarboxylase produces the protein MEKKQKIALALDNISTPEAVDSLIAQTHPYVGIYKIGFEQFIRFGPAILRPVKEAGAQIFLDMKLHDIPNTVAKAVISASQLGVDYLTLHTSGGVAMMHAAVEAAQSQPTAPRLLGVTVLTSIDEETLSSELNIRLSLSEQVVHLARLGQKAGLAGMVCSAADLGAVRPHLQEGFEVVTPGIRPAGVAAGDQKRVATPAGAIAAGATMLVIGRAITQANDPRAAAKAIYTSI, from the coding sequence ATGGAGAAGAAACAGAAAATCGCCCTAGCCCTTGATAACATCTCAACCCCCGAGGCTGTAGATTCCCTAATTGCTCAAACTCATCCCTACGTTGGGATCTACAAAATTGGGTTTGAGCAGTTCATACGCTTCGGTCCGGCCATTCTTCGCCCGGTAAAAGAAGCGGGGGCACAGATTTTCCTCGACATGAAACTCCACGATATACCCAACACTGTGGCAAAAGCCGTAATTTCTGCCTCGCAGCTGGGCGTTGACTACCTTACACTCCATACATCGGGCGGAGTGGCCATGATGCACGCCGCCGTTGAAGCAGCCCAGTCCCAGCCCACGGCTCCACGCCTTCTCGGGGTTACCGTCCTAACCAGTATTGACGAAGAAACCCTTTCCTCAGAACTCAATATCCGTCTCAGCCTCAGCGAGCAGGTGGTCCATCTTGCCCGCCTCGGGCAGAAAGCTGGTCTTGCAGGGATGGTATGTTCCGCCGCCGATCTTGGGGCAGTACGGCCCCATCTTCAAGAAGGGTTTGAAGTAGTTACACCGGGCATACGCCCCGCCGGGGTTGCCGCGGGAGACCAGAAACGGGTCGCCACACCAGCAGGAGCAATTGCAGCAGGGGCGACCATGCTGGTTATCGGCCGGGCTATCACCCAAGCCAATGACCCTCGGGCAGCGGCTAAAGCTATCTATACCAGTATTTAG
- a CDS encoding discoidin domain-containing protein, producing MVLFFSLVLMVSMTTWAVPVHDSYGGAVGYSMDSEGGRSNGGGSPATEEDSLIHTFLADGREYTLKLERYSIRGEQFEVIVEEESGERTSYTPGPSRTYFGTVAGDPYGSAAAIVMADGSVHARVYLKGGATLFVVDDSVVQRRGWEAAEFTFPATNMAQYRDKSSTDEVYSFILAVDASYDYYQDFSTSQEVVDYIEFSLAAVHTLYVRDAMLAPRLGQILLRTSQDHCPYEGLDQGDVLSTLRDIWGDAASAPSFTNVAYVSSRWAGMAYMPGIASINSGGNDGYFDVIFRHELGHNWGAADWHAGSSDGGVPEGATIMSGNSFGRISGPTVHTFLSHRDTYFSDRHVHPVGLEERISYPPYAMLGLYEIMEGTTVFELDPTENDHDANGDSLFLVSFDSTTAKGLSITSSDAGLPQINLGDTPWGTEDFFFYEIENSRGLRDRGVVYFRVAPPYKRIPRERLSIESVSSYQPGSGDASHVLDGDLSTIWHSQWGDNPPPHDIVLAVDSLYTVGGLEYTPRQEGVNGRILSYEVYASVDGETWGDPLVVGEWGNTAGVKNAYFPTLEEARYIRLRSLEGTNNNSSAADIGIWYMPDDTDDPVSLQKYEQSRDRVQIAVGQDRLFLSRPFSETVQGTVRTPSGRTVYSFTVSAGASQIDLPSGMLSRGVYLISLDTPQGHTISRLITP from the coding sequence ATGGTACTGTTTTTTTCTTTGGTTTTGATGGTTTCTATGACAACATGGGCTGTGCCGGTTCATGACTCCTATGGTGGTGCGGTGGGCTATTCCATGGACAGCGAAGGGGGGCGTTCTAATGGGGGGGGGTCTCCTGCAACGGAGGAAGATTCTCTCATACATACTTTTCTGGCTGACGGCAGAGAATACACCCTCAAACTAGAACGATATTCCATACGGGGAGAACAGTTTGAGGTCATTGTGGAAGAGGAGTCGGGAGAGCGTACCTCCTACACCCCGGGGCCGTCCCGCACGTATTTCGGCACCGTAGCAGGTGATCCATACGGATCTGCTGCGGCCATTGTAATGGCCGATGGTTCGGTTCATGCACGGGTGTATCTCAAGGGTGGAGCCACCCTCTTTGTGGTGGATGATTCGGTGGTGCAGCGCCGTGGCTGGGAAGCTGCAGAGTTTACCTTTCCCGCCACCAATATGGCCCAGTATCGTGATAAATCTTCCACGGATGAGGTGTACTCCTTTATACTTGCCGTGGATGCTTCTTATGACTATTATCAAGACTTCTCCACTTCACAGGAGGTTGTGGACTATATTGAGTTTAGCCTTGCGGCGGTACACACTCTCTATGTGAGAGATGCCATGCTTGCTCCGCGTCTTGGGCAAATCTTGCTGCGGACTTCGCAGGATCACTGTCCCTATGAAGGGCTTGATCAAGGAGACGTCTTAAGTACCCTGCGAGATATTTGGGGAGATGCCGCGAGTGCCCCTTCCTTTACCAATGTTGCCTACGTTTCATCCCGCTGGGCAGGTATGGCGTATATGCCGGGTATAGCCTCCATTAATTCCGGGGGAAACGACGGCTATTTTGATGTGATTTTTCGTCATGAACTGGGGCATAACTGGGGCGCGGCTGATTGGCATGCCGGTAGCAGTGACGGGGGCGTGCCCGAAGGGGCAACAATTATGAGCGGTAACTCCTTTGGACGTATCAGTGGCCCCACGGTACACACCTTCTTATCACATCGGGATACCTATTTTTCAGATCGCCACGTTCATCCGGTGGGCCTAGAGGAACGCATTTCCTATCCCCCCTATGCCATGCTTGGCCTGTACGAAATAATGGAGGGTACAACTGTCTTTGAGCTTGACCCGACGGAAAATGATCATGATGCGAATGGAGACTCCTTGTTCCTTGTTTCTTTCGATTCAACAACGGCCAAGGGCTTGTCTATCACTTCTTCTGACGCAGGGCTTCCCCAAATTAACCTGGGGGACACCCCTTGGGGGACGGAGGATTTCTTTTTCTACGAAATAGAAAATAGTCGCGGGCTTCGTGATCGAGGAGTTGTCTACTTTCGTGTTGCTCCTCCCTACAAACGCATCCCTCGGGAGCGACTCTCCATAGAATCGGTGAGTAGCTATCAGCCCGGCAGTGGCGATGCTTCCCACGTACTGGACGGTGATCTTAGTACAATCTGGCACTCACAGTGGGGCGATAATCCGCCACCCCATGATATTGTTCTCGCCGTAGATTCTCTGTATACTGTGGGAGGCCTTGAGTATACCCCGCGTCAAGAGGGAGTTAACGGGCGTATTCTTTCCTATGAGGTGTATGCAAGTGTCGATGGAGAAACGTGGGGAGACCCCCTTGTTGTGGGAGAGTGGGGGAATACCGCTGGGGTGAAAAATGCATATTTCCCAACCCTTGAAGAGGCTCGATACATTCGTCTGCGTTCCCTGGAGGGCACGAACAATAATTCCTCGGCCGCGGATATCGGTATTTGGTACATGCCCGATGACACGGACGATCCCGTATCATTACAGAAATATGAACAGTCCCGGGACAGGGTGCAGATTGCGGTTGGACAAGACAGGCTCTTCCTCTCCCGTCCTTTTTCTGAAACGGTGCAGGGCACTGTCCGTACCCCATCGGGACGAACAGTCTATTCTTTTACTGTATCAGCAGGAGCGTCCCAGATCGACCTTCCTTCAGGAATGCTTTCACGCGGGGTGTATCTTATTTCTCTTGATACACCTCAGGGACACACGATCTCCCGACTCATAACTCCCTAA
- a CDS encoding leucine-rich repeat domain-containing protein translates to MRGAGSISSPHNRNILTELPEEIGDLRALTNLSLASNRISALPHTISNLSHLRKLDISSNRLGKLPSEMSSLTTLTELYLDNNSFTSFPGEILSLQNLETLTLHTNTIGSIPSGIENLRNLVILRLSYGKITEISQEIGALQKLEVLSLAENDNLVLPSNIWSLKNLTTLNLNSLNITELPPEIAGLVNLQELSLFGNQLYELPEEFRNLKALRRLNISNNSYTSFPPELIGLPELEILSIYSNRLQLLPPDVYTMKRLTYLYLSNNELTQLPKTITKMPSILGIDVSQNPCVNILPLINS, encoded by the coding sequence ATGCGGGGAGCAGGAAGTATCTCTTCACCTCACAATCGCAATATACTTACGGAGTTACCCGAAGAAATCGGAGACCTTAGGGCATTGACGAACCTATCCCTTGCATCAAACAGAATATCCGCCCTTCCTCATACTATATCAAATCTCTCGCATCTGAGAAAATTAGACATCTCATCGAACAGATTAGGCAAACTTCCCTCTGAAATGAGTTCACTTACCACGCTTACCGAATTGTATTTAGATAATAATTCTTTCACCTCCTTTCCCGGGGAGATTCTCTCCCTACAAAACCTTGAAACCCTCACACTTCATACCAATACCATAGGATCAATACCGTCGGGAATCGAGAATCTCCGTAATCTTGTGATACTACGACTCTCTTATGGAAAAATCACGGAAATATCCCAAGAAATTGGCGCTCTGCAGAAGTTGGAAGTTCTCTCTTTGGCAGAGAATGATAACCTCGTGCTCCCGTCAAATATCTGGTCTCTCAAGAATCTTACTACTCTTAATCTAAACTCTCTGAATATCACAGAACTACCACCTGAAATTGCGGGGCTTGTCAATCTTCAAGAACTTTCTCTTTTTGGAAATCAATTATATGAATTGCCGGAAGAGTTTAGAAACCTCAAAGCACTAAGACGGTTAAATATTTCAAACAATTCCTATACCTCCTTTCCCCCAGAACTGATAGGCCTGCCAGAATTAGAAATCCTCTCAATCTATTCCAATAGGTTGCAGTTGCTACCACCTGACGTGTATACAATGAAGCGCTTAACCTATCTCTATCTATCGAATAATGAACTAACACAACTACCCAAAACCATTACAAAAATGCCATCCATTCTCGGTATTGATGTATCCCAAAACCCTTGCGTGAATATCCTACCATTGATCAATTCATAA
- a CDS encoding peptidylprolyl isomerase: MAEAVAWVENREITRDDLDRMEQAFKQQNKKESVTEEERNMLLENLIENSLLQEESIHRNLSVTDEMVERQMEQLYAQYGGKEKVVEMLADSDVTVDTIAENMRRDMSGQLTAEDEVQQKLSLTEDDLHAFYEQNKERMKSGEALRAQHILISSDTERPRETAEEIHGKIDAGASFDEMAQEHSDCPSGKKGGDLEWFGTGQMVPAFEKAVLDLSIGEVSAPVETPFGYHIIKKTDHRPSKDLSFEEAKDQIKEFLTRQKSQEIIAELIKELRKKYTVTYA, from the coding sequence ATGGCAGAAGCAGTAGCTTGGGTAGAGAACCGAGAAATTACCCGTGACGATCTTGATCGCATGGAACAAGCCTTTAAGCAGCAAAATAAGAAAGAATCCGTGACAGAAGAAGAGCGGAACATGCTTCTTGAAAACCTTATCGAAAACAGCTTACTTCAGGAAGAGAGCATTCATCGTAACCTCAGCGTTACCGATGAAATGGTAGAGCGCCAAATGGAACAGCTCTATGCACAATATGGCGGCAAAGAGAAAGTTGTTGAAATGCTTGCAGACAGTGATGTAACGGTGGATACCATTGCAGAAAACATGCGCCGTGACATGTCTGGCCAACTTACCGCCGAAGATGAGGTACAACAAAAGCTCTCCCTTACGGAGGATGACTTACACGCCTTTTATGAGCAAAATAAGGAGCGTATGAAAAGCGGTGAAGCCCTCCGCGCTCAACACATCCTCATCTCTTCAGATACAGAACGGCCTCGTGAGACTGCCGAAGAGATCCATGGAAAAATAGATGCCGGTGCCTCCTTTGATGAGATGGCGCAAGAGCACTCAGACTGTCCTTCTGGAAAAAAGGGTGGTGATTTAGAGTGGTTTGGGACGGGCCAAATGGTCCCTGCCTTTGAAAAAGCAGTGCTCGATCTTTCTATTGGTGAAGTGAGTGCTCCCGTAGAAACTCCCTTTGGATACCATATTATCAAAAAGACAGATCACCGGCCATCAAAGGATCTTTCCTTTGAAGAGGCAAAGGATCAAATTAAAGAGTTTCTCACCCGGCAAAAAAGCCAAGAGATTATTGCAGAGCTGATTAAGGAGCTTCGCAAAAAATATACCGTGACCTATGCCTAA
- a CDS encoding response regulator transcription factor, whose translation MKSVLLIDDSSVQRTVLKSYFQKYFPSVAISFGTDGQSLVRLYEEHTPDLTVIDLHMPYISGDEAAMDLLSVYPDAQIIISSAADSPEDFDRISRAMLHGVAGYLIKPFGYREFIETIAEL comes from the coding sequence ATGAAATCGGTACTACTGATTGATGACAGTTCTGTGCAACGCACGGTACTCAAATCATACTTTCAAAAATATTTTCCCTCCGTTGCCATCTCCTTCGGTACGGATGGCCAAAGCCTCGTACGACTTTACGAGGAACACACCCCAGATCTTACGGTCATTGATTTGCACATGCCCTATATCAGCGGCGACGAGGCGGCCATGGATCTCTTATCGGTGTATCCTGACGCACAAATCATCATTAGTTCTGCCGCGGACAGCCCCGAAGACTTCGATCGCATCTCCCGCGCCATGCTCCACGGTGTTGCAGGATACCTGATAAAACCTTTTGGGTATCGTGAATTTATAGAAACAATTGCGGAACTCTAA
- a CDS encoding formate/nitrite transporter family protein, whose amino-acid sequence MYQETLHYFTQSGKTKAALLQESPLSYWIYAMLAGMYITMGIAVSFSATAMVPASSPLQSFLPLLIFPFALSFIVIAGAELFTSTILAVGITYLHKQISLPRSIYLCTVCYLANAAGVILTALLIQQAGLFLPGHESLSAIEQLASNKAHYTFLPLFFRGILCNICICLGVWAAARTNYETAKILLLYWAVFAFMVARFEHSIANMPIFLIPLINSDLLTTKQCMANLIPVTLGNILGGLCIAGAYSICLLPRTR is encoded by the coding sequence GTGTATCAGGAAACCCTCCACTACTTCACCCAAAGCGGTAAAACAAAAGCAGCACTTCTCCAAGAAAGCCCCCTCAGCTACTGGATATACGCCATGCTCGCTGGTATGTACATCACCATGGGTATTGCCGTAAGCTTTTCTGCCACTGCCATGGTGCCCGCTTCGTCTCCTCTCCAAAGCTTTCTTCCCCTGCTTATCTTTCCCTTTGCGCTCTCCTTCATTGTAATCGCCGGAGCGGAACTCTTTACAAGCACAATCCTAGCCGTGGGAATTACCTATCTGCACAAACAAATCTCTCTGCCAAGAAGCATCTACCTCTGCACCGTCTGTTATCTGGCAAACGCTGCGGGTGTCATCCTTACGGCTCTGCTCATACAGCAAGCCGGGCTCTTTTTACCAGGTCATGAATCCTTGAGTGCTATTGAACAACTGGCCTCTAACAAGGCACACTATACCTTCCTTCCCCTCTTTTTTCGAGGCATCCTCTGTAATATCTGTATCTGTCTCGGTGTGTGGGCAGCAGCGAGAACAAACTATGAGACCGCAAAAATTCTGCTTCTCTACTGGGCTGTCTTCGCCTTTATGGTGGCTCGTTTCGAACACAGCATAGCAAACATGCCAATATTTCTTATCCCACTGATTAACAGCGACTTACTGACAACAAAACAATGCATGGCAAATCTCATCCCCGTTACTCTGGGCAATATACTGGGTGGTCTCTGTATTGCTGGAGCCTACTCTATATGCCTTCTTCCACGGACACGGTAA
- a CDS encoding cell division protein FtsX — protein sequence MNKLRYCIVEAFRSLREAKMVTVVSIITVAVTIFLLTAILLSLYNLHSWVSLQQQEPLISVFFTPETSDETGKDLAQELRQLDEIGTVRFSSRSEEYTRFTSLWGDEFVEDLDQNPFPPALYISSVDASIAPEELAQQIHDFPEVESIHYAQEWLRTLEEFQGRITRVLLGAFAIIFPALFFTIANTVKLTIYARKDLVINMEYLGASYWYIRMPFIIEGLLQGTLGAAAAWLALQGIRTTLLPMEYLLWFDNFLAAAMLIFGACTGVLGSMTALSKITQ from the coding sequence ATGAATAAACTGCGGTACTGTATTGTTGAAGCATTCCGCTCACTCCGTGAAGCGAAGATGGTTACGGTCGTGTCTATTATTACCGTTGCCGTTACCATCTTCTTGCTCACGGCGATTCTTCTCAGTCTATACAACCTTCACTCGTGGGTTTCTCTGCAACAGCAGGAGCCGCTTATCTCCGTTTTCTTTACTCCGGAGACCTCCGATGAAACAGGCAAAGATCTCGCACAAGAGCTTCGCCAATTGGATGAGATCGGCACGGTCCGTTTTTCTTCCCGCAGTGAAGAGTATACGCGGTTTACTTCGCTATGGGGAGACGAGTTCGTGGAAGACCTCGACCAAAACCCCTTCCCCCCTGCTCTCTACATCTCCAGCGTAGATGCCTCCATTGCACCGGAAGAACTGGCACAACAGATTCATGATTTTCCGGAAGTTGAATCGATCCACTACGCGCAAGAGTGGCTTCGCACCCTTGAGGAGTTTCAAGGGCGTATCACCCGAGTGCTGCTGGGAGCCTTTGCCATTATCTTTCCCGCCCTGTTTTTTACCATTGCCAATACGGTAAAACTCACCATCTATGCCCGCAAAGACTTAGTAATTAATATGGAGTACCTTGGTGCCTCATACTGGTATATTCGCATGCCCTTTATTATCGAGGGGCTCCTCCAAGGAACCCTCGGAGCAGCGGCGGCGTGGCTTGCTCTGCAAGGAATACGCACCACCCTTCTTCCCATGGAATATCTCCTTTGGTTTGATAACTTTCTGGCGGCAGCCATGCTTATTTTCGGGGCCTGCACGGGCGTATTAGGTAGCATGACCGCCCTTTCGAAAATAACACAATAG
- a CDS encoding penicillin-binding protein activator yields the protein MKSVLFVCLIVFSLIADDMAATIRQHLSDGSYATAQETAETALEDAADPQIHALLLESLLQQEQYAAFDSLTKRFEAEHSDTPEMARVAYLKGIGAAKRTLFTDAFEAFNDAAKRVDPETRRMEILITNVERLLEQYLHPEEVRAISHDDLAPALTETVTFYQAIHTKSVDHAKAQDALREFMRRYEESAYDTSLVIGTEAPPADRAPRSTLSLALLIPRTGSDSILGRHAEQAVELALHSITEETGSDISVTILDNASNSVTTARKMRRLIEDDTDVIIGPLMSDRATLAAAMLMDHPDILLISPTATDGGLAELGENIFQLNITPQVIAERIARYSVEQLSIYDFVVLSELTSYGNIVTEYFIDEVERMGGSILHTEHFSPSASDHREQFHEIKRFFALQELGKDKEDELTSRERTFVEEFVEDSTVNFGGLFMPSSVSNAVKLAAQVPFYKIQTQVLGTNSWDSNNLILDGGDYVRDMIFSTDYSLTEERDRWDRFTASYEEQFGESPQRLVVPLTYDAVHLIFEGMQRGRNVEDVQSHLAYTRGYNGLSGIISVDPESGRNTAVMIKRVGNREFIRID from the coding sequence ATGAAGTCTGTCCTCTTTGTTTGTCTGATTGTTTTTTCACTTATCGCCGACGATATGGCCGCAACTATTCGCCAACATCTCAGCGATGGCTCCTATGCCACAGCCCAAGAAACTGCCGAAACGGCATTGGAAGATGCGGCAGATCCACAGATTCACGCGCTTCTTCTTGAAAGCCTGCTGCAACAGGAACAGTACGCCGCTTTCGACAGCCTTACAAAGCGCTTTGAAGCAGAGCATTCCGACACACCGGAAATGGCCCGGGTTGCCTATTTAAAAGGAATTGGTGCTGCCAAGCGAACCCTCTTTACGGATGCCTTTGAAGCATTTAATGATGCGGCAAAACGAGTCGATCCCGAGACACGTCGTATGGAGATTCTCATTACAAATGTGGAACGCCTTCTGGAGCAGTATCTTCACCCAGAAGAGGTTCGCGCAATCTCCCATGATGACCTTGCCCCCGCCCTCACGGAAACCGTCACATTCTATCAAGCTATCCACACCAAAAGCGTTGATCACGCCAAGGCGCAAGATGCCTTGCGCGAATTTATGCGAAGGTATGAAGAAAGTGCCTATGACACGAGCTTAGTTATTGGCACCGAAGCACCACCGGCAGACCGTGCACCGCGCAGCACGCTCTCCCTGGCCCTTCTTATTCCCCGCACCGGCAGTGACAGTATCCTGGGAAGACATGCAGAGCAAGCAGTGGAACTTGCCCTTCATTCAATTACCGAAGAGACCGGTTCTGACATATCCGTAACAATTCTTGATAACGCAAGCAACAGTGTTACCACAGCGCGAAAAATGCGTCGCTTGATTGAAGATGATACAGACGTTATTATTGGCCCCCTCATGAGTGACCGCGCAACCCTTGCTGCGGCTATGCTCATGGATCATCCCGATATTCTTCTTATTAGCCCCACGGCCACCGATGGGGGCTTGGCAGAACTGGGGGAAAATATCTTTCAGTTGAATATTACCCCGCAGGTAATTGCCGAGCGTATCGCTCGCTATTCCGTGGAACAACTCTCAATCTACGACTTCGTTGTTCTCTCAGAGCTTACTTCCTACGGCAACATTGTGACAGAGTATTTTATTGACGAAGTTGAACGCATGGGTGGTTCCATACTCCATACAGAGCATTTCTCTCCTTCCGCCAGCGATCATCGAGAACAGTTTCATGAAATTAAACGGTTCTTCGCTCTTCAGGAGCTGGGAAAAGACAAAGAAGATGAGCTGACCTCTCGTGAGCGAACCTTTGTTGAAGAATTTGTGGAAGACTCAACCGTAAATTTCGGAGGACTCTTCATGCCCTCATCCGTATCAAATGCGGTAAAGCTGGCTGCGCAAGTACCCTTTTATAAAATTCAAACTCAAGTTCTCGGAACAAATAGTTGGGACAGCAATAATCTCATTCTGGATGGGGGTGATTATGTGCGAGATATGATTTTCTCCACCGATTACAGCCTTACTGAAGAGCGTGACCGCTGGGATCGCTTCACCGCTTCTTATGAAGAACAGTTTGGAGAATCGCCACAACGCCTTGTTGTTCCCCTGACCTACGATGCAGTTCACCTCATCTTTGAAGGAATGCAACGGGGAAGAAATGTGGAGGATGTGCAAAGCCATCTTGCCTATACACGCGGGTATAACGGCCTCTCCGGCATTATATCTGTTGATCCTGAAAGCGGACGAAATACCGCCGTCATGATAAAGCGAGTGGGAAATCGTGAGTTTATCCGCATTGATTAG
- a CDS encoding KamA family radical SAM protein: protein MDITKMSTHKEISSWVTTLPYLSDIVSQADSYTEFKMLLQDYVDTYFSSNPHALSYSRYHTVGYAAFQNLSWQDYGCITLYHLLENEGESFFDGNYRETITSTPLKCFWDTLEKKNKLSRALWQELRHLFEQAGGHNSPDTVGRDHLHEWMDRHPTGLDDHIIARRRENKARIIAAITDEIERGECPQKYAFDPSLSRQERIAQVEQWWKTSAFHLAFAVRDTARLFSLLGNSLDTKTARIMREAEERGIPIFVNPYYLSLLNCGNQQDLGDDLAIRQYIFYSENLNEEFGHIRAWEKEDSVEIGKPNAAGWLLPSHNIHRRYPEVAILIPETIGRACGGLCSSCQRMYGFQSGDLNFDLSKLAPKQSWKDKLECLLNYYEEDSQLRDILITGGDALMSKNRTLRYILTRVLEMAQRKKEKNAALKRNFAEISRIRLGTRLPVYLPQRVDTELCDTLRWFKTEATALGIDQCVIQTHFESAMEITPEAEQAVQNLSETGWYITNQQVFTAAASRRGHTAKLRKTLNECGVIPYYTFSVKGFFENKENFATNARIVQEKMEEKSFGYTKDDLSFLVTRTTNMAEEAQAYMKQKDLPFIAVDRSVLNLPGVGKSLTFRTVGFTDDGRRILDFDHDHNRVHSPITENMGRVIIVESKSLLEYLQELETMGEDPHEYKDIFGYRLCETEPRNPFYEYPTYTYSVSDHLTNFKMPGEN, encoded by the coding sequence ATGGATATTACAAAAATGAGTACACACAAAGAGATTTCCTCCTGGGTTACCACCCTGCCCTATCTCTCTGATATTGTCTCTCAGGCAGACTCCTACACGGAATTCAAGATGCTTCTCCAGGATTATGTGGACACCTATTTTTCCTCCAATCCCCATGCTCTCTCCTACAGCAGATATCATACCGTTGGGTATGCAGCCTTTCAAAACCTCAGCTGGCAAGATTATGGGTGTATTACCCTCTACCACCTTCTTGAAAACGAAGGAGAGTCTTTTTTTGATGGGAACTATCGCGAAACCATCACCAGTACACCCTTGAAGTGTTTTTGGGATACCCTGGAAAAAAAGAACAAGTTAAGCAGAGCTCTTTGGCAAGAGTTGCGTCATCTCTTTGAACAAGCCGGCGGACATAACAGCCCTGACACAGTAGGACGCGACCACCTTCATGAATGGATGGATAGACATCCCACCGGTCTTGATGACCACATTATTGCTCGCCGAAGAGAAAACAAGGCACGTATTATCGCTGCCATTACCGATGAAATTGAACGCGGGGAATGTCCCCAAAAATATGCCTTTGATCCATCCCTGTCGCGACAAGAGCGAATCGCTCAGGTAGAACAATGGTGGAAAACCTCTGCCTTTCACCTTGCCTTTGCCGTGCGGGATACGGCACGCCTCTTCTCTCTTTTGGGAAACTCCCTCGATACAAAAACAGCCCGCATTATGAGAGAGGCCGAAGAACGGGGGATCCCCATTTTTGTCAACCCTTACTACCTCTCTCTGCTTAATTGCGGTAACCAACAGGATCTTGGGGATGACCTTGCGATCAGACAGTACATTTTCTACAGTGAAAATCTCAACGAAGAGTTTGGGCATATTCGAGCATGGGAAAAAGAAGACAGCGTAGAAATAGGCAAACCAAACGCCGCCGGTTGGCTTCTTCCCTCCCATAATATTCACCGACGCTATCCTGAAGTTGCTATATTAATACCGGAAACCATCGGACGAGCCTGTGGAGGATTATGTTCTTCATGTCAACGAATGTACGGGTTTCAAAGCGGCGACCTCAATTTTGATCTTTCAAAACTGGCACCGAAACAGTCGTGGAAAGATAAACTTGAGTGTCTGCTGAACTACTATGAGGAAGATTCGCAATTGCGGGATATCCTTATTACCGGAGGTGATGCTCTCATGAGCAAAAATCGCACCTTGCGATACATTCTTACCCGCGTATTGGAAATGGCTCAGCGGAAAAAAGAAAAGAATGCCGCCCTGAAGCGGAATTTTGCAGAGATTAGCCGTATCCGTTTAGGAACACGGCTTCCGGTCTATCTTCCACAACGGGTAGACACAGAACTATGTGATACCCTTCGCTGGTTTAAAACAGAGGCAACCGCCCTTGGTATTGACCAATGTGTAATTCAAACACATTTTGAATCAGCCATGGAAATTACCCCCGAAGCAGAACAGGCCGTGCAGAATCTCTCTGAAACTGGCTGGTATATTACCAATCAGCAAGTATTTACGGCCGCGGCATCACGACGGGGTCATACGGCAAAACTTCGTAAAACCCTGAATGAGTGCGGGGTAATCCCGTACTATACCTTCTCCGTGAAAGGTTTTTTTGAGAATAAAGAGAATTTCGCCACAAACGCACGAATCGTGCAGGAGAAGATGGAAGAGAAGAGTTTTGGCTATACCAAGGACGATCTGTCCTTTCTCGTCACTCGCACCACAAACATGGCCGAAGAGGCCCAGGCCTACATGAAGCAAAAAGATCTCCCCTTTATTGCTGTTGATCGCAGCGTGCTTAATCTTCCCGGGGTGGGAAAAAGCCTTACCTTTCGTACGGTTGGGTTTACTGACGATGGCCGACGCATTCTTGATTTTGATCACGACCACAACCGTGTGCACAGCCCCATAACAGAGAACATGGGGCGGGTGATTATTGTGGAGTCAAAATCTCTTTTGGAATATTTGCAAGAACTTGAGACCATGGGGGAAGATCCACACGAATACAAGGATATTTTCGGATACCGGCTCTGTGAAACTGAGCCACGAAACCCGTTCTACGAATATCCTACATATACCTACTCCGTAAGTGACCATCTAACAAATTTCAAAATGCCCGGGGAAAATTAG